One Cylindrospermum stagnale PCC 7417 DNA segment encodes these proteins:
- a CDS encoding pentapeptide repeat-containing protein, translating to MNIINASDIVKHYADQERNFQNLDLSRVDLKGTNLKSSDFSHANLNSADLSYANLSGTSLIWTDLNRANLRQANLTQACLLRSSLFWADLQEATLVNANLSNALLNHVNLTSACLKGADLSEASLESACLVQAVLSRANLFKVSLKEADCTGANFDEANLRQTNWEGAILSQASLQRVDLEKSQLNETILRRADLTEADLVEADLRYADLTEAILCRVALELANLVGADLSRATLKRASLFRADLEGAVLQDTNLVETDLRYANFKDTQLMGSDFSDSRVKGACFTDAQGLTCQQKQWLRVNKALNIPA from the coding sequence ATGAACATCATTAATGCCAGTGACATTGTTAAGCATTATGCCGACCAAGAACGAAATTTTCAAAATCTTGACCTTAGTCGAGTTGACCTGAAGGGTACTAACCTAAAGTCCAGTGATTTTAGTCATGCCAACCTCAATAGTGCTGATTTGAGTTATGCAAACTTAAGCGGCACAAGTCTGATTTGGACAGATTTGAATCGAGCCAACTTAAGACAGGCAAACTTAACTCAAGCTTGTCTGCTCCGCAGCAGCCTTTTTTGGGCGGATTTACAGGAAGCCACATTAGTTAACGCCAACCTGAGTAATGCTCTCTTAAATCATGTAAATCTAACTTCTGCCTGTTTAAAGGGTGCTGATTTGAGTGAAGCGTCTTTAGAAAGCGCTTGTTTGGTTCAAGCAGTTCTTAGTCGAGCCAATTTATTCAAAGTTAGCTTGAAAGAGGCGGATTGTACGGGAGCCAACTTCGATGAAGCCAATCTGCGTCAGACAAATTGGGAAGGTGCCATCTTAAGCCAAGCCTCGTTGCAGCGAGTTGACTTGGAAAAGAGCCAGCTTAATGAGACAATTCTCAGGAGAGCTGATTTGACCGAGGCTGATTTGGTTGAGGCTGATTTGAGATATGCCGATTTGACAGAAGCAATTTTATGCCGAGTTGCCCTAGAGTTAGCTAACTTAGTCGGCGCTGACTTAAGCCGTGCAACTCTAAAACGAGCCTCTCTATTTCGAGCCGATCTAGAGGGAGCAGTTTTACAAGATACCAATCTGGTTGAGACCGATCTCAGATACGCTAACTTTAAAGATACTCAGCTAATGGGTTCTGATTTTTCTGATTCCCGTGTCAAAGGAGCCTGCTTTACAGACGCTCAAGGGTTAACTTGTCAACAAAAGCAGTGGCTTAGAGTTAATAAAGCTTTGAATATCCCAGCCTAG
- a CDS encoding TcdA/TcdB pore-forming domain-containing protein, with amino-acid sequence MSLSNSSNQTQFDLTEKSQAETATTINTINTVNQDFIILTLEYKKFKQALKTLALEKNINLETSYLILENTKKIGDTYELQFFVIGSQVARKVETNDPVFYSFKETFNTALNKARLITQDEKPTRSTRALGPSLQIEALEVIDSASWGTAILAFIEYANSDEEISSLTTTLQIQAYYGLFQSGLTLGQGVFSITQVMSDLAGNKFISLSEKIGNKILLAAKGADGLKKTALNAMGKIVSNSLTIATGVFSIVIDSIALAKLDPKDPRFNSSVMSLSFNVISLGLGLVSIFGGSVASSFAGGLAVPLAGLAIALGGLIQITDSQWERCRRLGEYTLELERSYDDFLKSNQGTELNLIDSYVTVREVNLKTRKVQLWTPWLPKFYPPSPMTVFSVGTDKGDPWEVNYKKFTGKDLPLTKTFNGGVEEVILPILPHYKIHIEKMGTGTKYHRHDKEIMALPKLSGSPKVSWGFLGVGYQIGFTNRVGGPIEYLETTVKVIGSDGSDILITPSLEEKALDVIDAASWGTAIVEAVSEAIEPNNFIRAIRNLLTYNIEKSKGSCMLVVSKYAKYQITLGKDASLLLNFSAVDNFDPDYEKRKINFDNNNWVAINPLQGEKPIDQIIILDNQGKCLKVNFSAKSQEILWIDSELYHKATNKSIEKELMTGKNIHPSIDSTVTIPIRNAAKHYQTKPSTRCSYGFYFRNKNAIQFLDAPGQLPSSLNVIKCLPDQVMLRQQVTNNPNLPSEDFYYYVKKDDGSFKIEFSGEPHSQTLDYLITGKIPSPRKGILKDGCPNCGSGNIEYTPDHPDYIYSDPLRCLDCNFQFTRYYRSNLLTASNVEEIHAILLKWSSDSNEVYSNYINLLIEASESNYNAEQSEVKQKIQQLSQQVIQEFNNSENGNEKRAILNQIYWSLATHFERDYLKAFLRPGISLQISVSPPDNLPNIAYVYQSEPFSYSARLISDFVSNWSWSEGIFSDIQRYHYRITSPRLNDRYDKQWIEETMYYAELTCQRLINEPGQRKLNEFIEFDQTLKVCGKFWLRKILKRPVANLLPKVYDENAILTLNPEVPEVNLVDQLVLNEQENLILLNEQENLIDEILLNQEENIPDDIPLNPKERQVVQYRLLDWALLYSEDNNPQGNFIARYISLIFDCYQKPQYLTDQYQLYLDVYAQEVNRKLNDKPEQLEKLIELYQNFKTRQKLFVKEILRSPLANLLAESSSVTPPLNPEENVSLTLEEKIRIYDLLREWTGGGYRTIDDYIRLVFQADENPQFAEEQKEIIEIKSHEITEELKELPGQLDDLKQIYQALNTPEQIFVRQILRTPVSNLLLEVIKLDHESVSLNQEQKRQVYNLLLDWTQSEFADYGLMSEYIHLVFYASQDPQLVRERKMEIDHFVQDFSSQLSNNPVKLERLRQLYGELNTQEQIFARKLLKTPVVNLLLPDNENVSLNLEVNVSLNQLENVSLNQEQNVPLNLQEKIRIYDLLKEWTEEEYGYSHTLYEYINLVCEAAESPQLAEQVKEKIDMDSHQVSWELIEAEDPIKLEKLKRLSLILKTQEKVFLRELLKPLIAHLLPDPYTEKVSLTEEEKEGIYHLLGEWLGGQQSGLIFDYINAVVSASVQNHEDEESQLRLDDLSCDVNQILMYDEPEKLQRLKQLSESLEKPEKDFLHELLRPVVASLLN; translated from the coding sequence ATGTCATTGTCAAATTCATCGAACCAAACACAATTTGATTTAACCGAAAAATCACAGGCGGAAACAGCCACTACAATTAATACAATTAATACAGTTAATCAAGATTTTATAATTCTTACACTGGAGTACAAAAAATTTAAACAAGCTCTTAAAACACTTGCACTCGAGAAAAATATTAATTTAGAAACGTCATATCTCATTCTTGAGAATACGAAAAAAATTGGCGATACATATGAACTTCAATTTTTTGTAATCGGCTCACAAGTGGCTAGAAAAGTTGAGACTAATGATCCTGTTTTTTACTCATTTAAAGAGACGTTCAATACTGCTTTAAATAAGGCTAGACTCATAACCCAGGATGAAAAACCAACTCGCTCAACTAGAGCTTTAGGACCATCATTACAAATAGAAGCTTTAGAAGTAATTGATTCTGCCAGTTGGGGAACAGCTATTTTAGCATTTATAGAATACGCTAATAGTGATGAAGAAATTTCTTCTTTAACAACAACTTTACAAATACAGGCATATTATGGACTTTTTCAATCTGGTCTTACTCTAGGACAAGGAGTTTTCTCAATTACTCAAGTAATGAGCGATCTAGCCGGAAATAAATTTATATCTCTCAGTGAAAAGATAGGGAATAAAATTTTACTTGCTGCTAAAGGCGCTGACGGCTTAAAGAAAACGGCCCTCAATGCAATGGGAAAAATTGTCTCTAATTCATTGACTATTGCCACTGGAGTTTTTAGTATCGTTATAGATAGTATCGCCCTTGCTAAGTTAGATCCAAAAGATCCGAGATTCAATAGCTCCGTAATGAGCTTATCTTTTAATGTCATTTCCCTTGGCTTAGGATTAGTTTCTATCTTTGGTGGATCTGTGGCTAGTTCTTTTGCCGGAGGTTTAGCCGTTCCTCTTGCAGGTTTGGCCATCGCTTTGGGAGGCTTAATACAAATAACGGATTCGCAATGGGAAAGATGCAGGCGTCTTGGGGAATATACCTTAGAATTGGAAAGAAGTTATGATGATTTTCTAAAGTCAAATCAAGGAACAGAACTTAATCTAATTGATAGCTATGTGACTGTACGTGAGGTTAATTTAAAAACTCGAAAAGTGCAATTATGGACTCCTTGGCTTCCCAAGTTTTACCCACCAAGTCCAATGACTGTATTTAGTGTAGGAACTGATAAGGGTGATCCATGGGAAGTAAATTATAAAAAATTTACTGGAAAAGATTTACCTCTGACCAAAACGTTCAATGGGGGTGTCGAAGAAGTTATTCTGCCTATCCTTCCACACTATAAAATCCATATAGAGAAGATGGGAACTGGGACGAAGTATCACCGCCATGATAAAGAAATAATGGCATTACCAAAGCTCTCTGGTAGCCCAAAGGTTTCTTGGGGCTTCTTGGGTGTTGGATATCAAATTGGATTTACTAACCGTGTCGGAGGACCGATAGAATATTTGGAAACAACGGTAAAAGTTATTGGAAGTGACGGCAGTGATATTTTAATAACTCCCTCCCTAGAAGAGAAAGCCTTAGACGTAATTGATGCTGCCAGTTGGGGAACAGCTATTGTGGAGGCAGTTTCGGAGGCAATTGAGCCTAATAATTTTATTCGTGCGATTAGAAATCTATTGACTTATAACATTGAGAAATCTAAAGGTTCTTGTATGCTTGTCGTATCTAAATATGCCAAGTATCAAATCACTCTAGGAAAAGATGCTAGTTTATTGCTGAATTTCTCAGCAGTTGATAATTTTGATCCAGATTATGAAAAACGTAAAATAAATTTTGATAATAATAACTGGGTAGCCATAAACCCCCTACAAGGGGAAAAGCCCATTGATCAAATTATCATTCTTGACAACCAAGGAAAATGCCTAAAAGTTAATTTTTCTGCCAAATCTCAGGAAATTCTTTGGATTGATTCGGAGTTATATCACAAAGCTACTAATAAGTCCATTGAAAAGGAACTGATGACTGGGAAAAATATCCATCCTTCTATCGATTCTACTGTCACGATTCCCATCAGAAATGCTGCCAAACATTACCAGACAAAACCTTCTACAAGATGTTCTTATGGTTTTTATTTCCGGAACAAGAATGCTATCCAGTTTTTAGATGCTCCTGGCCAATTACCAAGTAGTTTAAACGTTATTAAATGTTTACCAGATCAAGTCATGCTTCGCCAGCAAGTAACTAATAATCCAAATTTACCTAGCGAAGACTTTTATTACTACGTCAAAAAGGATGATGGTAGTTTTAAAATTGAATTTTCTGGCGAACCCCATTCTCAAACTTTAGACTACTTAATAACGGGTAAAATACCATCGCCACGGAAGGGAATCTTAAAAGATGGTTGTCCAAATTGTGGTTCGGGCAATATAGAATATACGCCAGATCATCCAGATTATATTTATAGCGATCCCTTGCGTTGTCTAGACTGTAATTTTCAGTTTACTCGTTATTATCGCTCAAATCTTTTAACAGCAAGTAATGTGGAAGAAATTCACGCTATTTTATTGAAGTGGAGTAGCGACAGCAATGAGGTATATTCTAACTATATCAATCTTCTTATCGAGGCTTCCGAAAGCAATTATAATGCTGAACAATCTGAAGTAAAGCAAAAGATACAACAACTTTCACAACAAGTTATTCAGGAATTCAACAATAGTGAAAACGGCAACGAAAAACGGGCAATATTAAACCAAATCTATTGGAGTTTAGCAACACACTTCGAAAGGGACTATCTCAAGGCTTTTTTAAGACCAGGAATTTCTTTACAAATATCAGTTTCTCCACCGGATAATCTACCAAATATTGCCTATGTCTATCAATCTGAGCCATTTTCTTATTCGGCAAGATTAATTAGTGACTTTGTTAGCAATTGGAGTTGGTCGGAAGGTATATTCTCTGATATACAACGATATCATTATCGTATTACTAGCCCTAGGCTTAATGATAGATATGACAAGCAATGGATAGAAGAGACAATGTATTATGCAGAACTTACTTGTCAGCGATTAATCAATGAACCTGGACAAAGGAAACTGAACGAATTCATTGAATTTGATCAGACTTTAAAAGTCTGTGGAAAATTTTGGTTACGAAAGATTTTAAAACGCCCAGTAGCTAATTTACTGCCCAAAGTTTATGACGAGAATGCAATTTTAACCTTAAATCCTGAAGTGCCTGAAGTGAATTTAGTAGATCAGCTTGTCTTAAACGAACAAGAAAATCTAATTCTCTTAAACGAACAAGAAAATCTAATCGATGAAATACTCTTAAATCAAGAGGAGAATATACCGGATGATATACCTTTAAACCCAAAAGAAAGGCAAGTAGTTCAATACCGTTTACTAGATTGGGCTTTATTGTATAGTGAGGATAATAATCCTCAAGGCAATTTTATAGCAAGATATATCTCACTAATTTTTGATTGCTATCAAAAACCTCAGTATTTGACTGATCAATATCAGCTATACCTAGATGTATATGCACAAGAGGTTAATCGTAAATTAAACGATAAACCAGAACAACTCGAAAAATTAATAGAACTGTATCAAAATTTCAAAACTCGGCAAAAACTTTTTGTCAAGGAAATTTTAAGAAGTCCCCTCGCTAATTTACTTGCTGAATCTTCTAGTGTTACTCCTCCCTTAAATCCAGAGGAAAATGTATCATTAACTCTAGAGGAAAAGATACGAATTTATGATCTTTTACGGGAGTGGACTGGAGGTGGTTATCGTACCATAGATGATTACATACGCCTTGTTTTTCAAGCTGATGAAAATCCTCAATTTGCCGAGGAACAGAAAGAAATAATAGAGATAAAGTCGCATGAGATCACTGAAGAATTAAAAGAGCTTCCTGGACAACTCGATGACTTAAAACAAATCTATCAGGCTTTAAACACACCAGAACAGATTTTTGTACGGCAAATTTTAAGGACTCCAGTGTCTAATTTACTCTTAGAAGTTATAAAACTTGATCATGAGAGTGTTTCCTTAAATCAAGAGCAAAAGAGGCAAGTTTATAATCTTTTATTAGATTGGACTCAAAGTGAGTTTGCTGACTATGGTTTGATGTCTGAATATATACATCTTGTTTTTTACGCTTCTCAAGATCCTCAACTTGTCAGGGAACGTAAGATGGAAATAGATCACTTTGTACAAGATTTTAGTTCGCAATTAAGTAATAACCCCGTAAAACTCGAACGATTAAGACAACTCTATGGGGAATTAAACACTCAAGAACAAATTTTTGCACGGAAACTGCTAAAGACTCCTGTGGTTAATTTACTTCTACCTGATAATGAGAATGTTTCCTTAAACCTAGAAGTTAATGTCTCATTAAATCAACTAGAGAATGTTTCTTTAAACCAAGAGCAGAATGTTCCCTTAAACCTACAAGAAAAGATCCGAATTTATGATCTTTTAAAGGAGTGGACGGAGGAAGAATATGGTTACTCTCATACGTTGTACGAGTATATAAACCTTGTTTGTGAAGCCGCTGAAAGCCCTCAACTTGCAGAGCAAGTCAAGGAAAAAATAGATATGGATTCACACCAGGTTAGTTGGGAATTAATCGAGGCAGAAGATCCGATAAAATTAGAGAAATTAAAACGACTCTCTCTGATCTTAAAAACGCAGGAAAAAGTTTTTCTACGAGAACTTTTAAAACCCCTTATTGCTCATTTACTTCCTGATCCTTATACTGAGAAAGTATCACTAACTGAAGAAGAAAAGGAAGGAATTTATCATCTTTTAGGGGAGTGGCTTGGTGGACAACAAAGTGGTCTGATTTTCGACTATATAAATGCAGTTGTCAGTGCTTCCGTTCAAAATCACGAGGATGAAGAATCTCAGCTACGTTTAGATGATTTGTCATGTGACGTTAATCAAATATTAATGTATGATGAACCAGAAAAACTCCAACGATTAAAACAACTGTCTGAAAGTTTAGAAAAGCCTGAAAAAGATTTTTTACACGAACTTTTAAGACCAGTAGTAGCTAGTTTACTAAATTAG
- a CDS encoding AAA-like domain-containing protein — translation MKNIEKIVEFALQLIATETGSSLNYIQKVILRESLLGNKKTYAQLAEENRYSESYIKFTVAPKLWLLVSQAIGEKVNKTNLPTLLEQQLEKFAAQDNSQTSETTAAMPTVGLNTKRYVLESPEGQVPLASDLYIERSTIESTCYQEILQPRAFIRIKAPRKMGKTSLIARILDYGSSQNYYTVRLSLYHAGTQVFVSSDRFLRWFCTNVTRQLGLESRLNDYWDEDMGALINSTIYFQGYLLKELSNPMVLVLDGIDQLFEYPEVAGDFFVLLRSWYEETKDISVWHKLRVVIAHAVEVYIPLPTHRSPFNVGLVIELPTFSQEQVQDLAERHGLRLTKLELEQLMKLTSGFPYLIRLALYQSAHFKMPLQTVLQDATRNSGIYQQHLQYQLWNLQQHPKLAHAFQQVVTAPIQLEIEVAFKLKSLGLVHFIDSQATVSCELYREYFRECYAH, via the coding sequence ATGAAAAATATTGAGAAAATTGTTGAGTTTGCGCTCCAGTTAATTGCTACAGAAACAGGGTCTTCGCTCAACTATATTCAAAAGGTAATCCTGCGAGAATCTCTACTTGGAAACAAAAAAACTTACGCTCAACTTGCTGAAGAAAATAGGTACTCTGAAAGCTATATTAAGTTTACAGTTGCGCCTAAACTATGGCTCTTAGTTTCACAGGCTATCGGTGAAAAAGTTAATAAGACAAATCTCCCGACGCTGCTAGAACAACAGTTAGAAAAATTTGCTGCTCAGGATAATTCTCAGACGAGCGAGACAACAGCAGCAATGCCGACGGTGGGGTTGAATACGAAACGCTACGTTCTAGAATCTCCAGAAGGACAGGTTCCCCTCGCTTCTGACCTGTACATTGAGCGCTCGACTATCGAATCAACCTGTTATCAAGAAATTCTCCAACCTCGTGCGTTCATTCGCATTAAAGCACCTCGAAAGATGGGGAAAACTTCCCTAATCGCACGAATTTTGGATTATGGGAGCAGTCAGAATTACTACACAGTGCGACTCAGCTTATATCACGCTGGAACACAGGTGTTTGTTTCGAGCGATCGCTTCTTGCGCTGGTTTTGTACAAATGTCACTCGGCAGTTGGGTTTGGAATCTAGATTAAATGACTACTGGGACGAGGATATGGGAGCTTTGATTAACAGCACGATTTATTTTCAGGGCTATCTCCTCAAGGAACTCTCTAACCCTATGGTTCTAGTACTAGATGGCATTGACCAATTATTTGAGTACCCAGAAGTCGCGGGTGATTTTTTTGTCCTGTTGCGTTCCTGGTATGAGGAAACAAAAGACATTTCAGTTTGGCATAAGTTACGAGTTGTGATAGCTCATGCGGTTGAAGTTTACATTCCCTTACCCACCCATCGCTCTCCGTTTAATGTGGGATTGGTGATCGAACTCCCAACCTTTAGCCAAGAACAGGTACAAGATTTAGCCGAACGTCACGGACTTCGACTCACGAAGCTTGAACTTGAGCAGTTAATGAAGCTCACAAGTGGCTTTCCGTATTTAATTCGACTGGCATTGTATCAAAGTGCCCACTTTAAGATGCCTCTGCAAACTGTACTGCAAGATGCTACGAGGAATAGCGGAATCTATCAACAGCATCTTCAGTATCAGTTGTGGAATCTTCAACAGCATCCTAAATTAGCTCACGCCTTTCAACAGGTTGTAACGGCTCCAATCCAGTTAGAGATTGAGGTGGCGTTTAAGTTAAAAAGTTTAGGATTGGTGCATTTTATCGATAGTCAAGCAACTGTTAGCTGTGAGCTATATCGAGAGTACTTCCGCGAATGCTACGCTCATTAA
- a CDS encoding TIM-barrel domain-containing protein — MSGPTLSDVYKFVTVEEYFNDIKSWETLKKVSSLQYKHEEQTLVLEFKKSDGSVCAMLLQFVQNDTFRVRFNPKKNKEDYTNNNTRALVNDTFSELKKEAQQGDEQFYIDYQDKGGQGCELTTKKKQNDEALMKVIVTNDPFKIEVINCEPDGSSFQVWETSLPGILFTPNGKDDYAIIQAVKKPAPAKFIGFGEQGGKSLCRNSGQLNYFNFDNMRYRQVYNYGPLDGREPLYHSEPFFIEFNGVPEKDCVTGMYVDNRGQVLMDIGFYNSNYYMVGTRFSDLDYYFFMADTPAELIDSFTEIVGRSRLKPRYALGYHQGCYGYEDRGALEWTVRKHREYQIPLDGLHVDVDVQDNYHTFTINTNKFPDPKGMFAYLKEQGVKCSTNITPIISRKEPYYTTYTEGRDKGYFVLDQRFFDDLNPNNPEDLNKGYSYQNFDPPGKESVFFAYDPEHNANKGEAYIGEVYYGNDRITGAEMGTSGHYPDFGRQEVRDWWGKQYQYLFDMGLEMVWQDMTTPAIRSRRGDMRGFPFRLLVTDDSISGEEPKLTAAIKVWNLYSYNLHKATYHGLNNLVYSEQSDKPGQRRTDRNFIVGRGSFTGAHRFAALWTGDNSSTWDFLRMNVAQVMSLGMTGVTICGQDVGGFEQENDEQHWVGPELMIRWVAAGAFLPWYRNHYMRKGRKEFQEIFMYEEWFKDHRGGHLPEPQDLYRAVLPACKYYIELRYRLLQVFYDAMFENTFDGLPICRPMFLNDPQDKALYNDKIAFLDDQFFLRHDILVAPLLDPQSDQNGYGKRDIYLPTGSNWYCFKDNQQPLDATVDGGTTIRGFDASLSGDPKHIPFIVPIFVRAGAIIPTIEVEQYVGERNSKGLLNPITLNIYPGESGKYTMYLDDGISRASEPKESAIYDNDDLANSEYREVLITHNKTGSTRQIIVDRKHDNYQPKEDFFFVAILHDPSETTGNSGSLKRVTIDGQEIGLITGGDAGERSYKLSGSSRNSWYYNENIKISFVKVFDNNPSIKIQAEYNA, encoded by the coding sequence ATGTCAGGTCCAACTTTATCCGATGTCTACAAATTCGTTACAGTCGAAGAATATTTCAACGATATCAAAAGCTGGGAGACCCTGAAGAAAGTCTCTTCTCTTCAATACAAGCACGAAGAACAAACGCTGGTGCTTGAGTTTAAAAAGAGCGATGGTAGTGTCTGTGCCATGCTGCTTCAGTTCGTCCAGAATGACACCTTCCGGGTTCGTTTCAACCCCAAAAAAAACAAGGAAGATTACACCAATAACAATACTCGTGCGCTAGTCAATGACACCTTCTCTGAGTTAAAGAAGGAAGCGCAGCAGGGAGATGAACAGTTCTACATAGACTACCAAGACAAAGGTGGTCAGGGCTGCGAACTAACTACGAAAAAAAAGCAGAATGACGAAGCTCTCATGAAGGTGATTGTCACTAACGATCCATTCAAGATCGAAGTGATCAATTGCGAACCCGACGGCAGCAGCTTTCAAGTCTGGGAGACATCATTACCTGGCATATTATTCACTCCGAACGGGAAAGACGACTATGCCATTATCCAGGCTGTAAAAAAACCTGCACCAGCCAAGTTTATTGGCTTTGGCGAACAAGGTGGCAAGTCACTGTGCCGCAATAGCGGGCAACTAAACTATTTCAATTTTGATAACATGCGGTACCGGCAGGTTTATAACTACGGTCCGTTAGACGGACGGGAACCGCTTTACCACTCGGAACCGTTCTTCATTGAATTTAACGGCGTTCCTGAAAAAGATTGCGTCACCGGGATGTACGTTGACAATCGCGGTCAAGTCCTGATGGATATTGGCTTCTACAACTCCAACTATTATATGGTCGGTACGCGATTTAGCGACCTTGACTATTATTTCTTCATGGCAGACACTCCGGCAGAGCTTATAGACAGCTTTACTGAGATTGTCGGACGATCAAGGTTAAAACCCCGCTACGCCTTGGGATATCACCAAGGATGCTATGGGTATGAAGATCGGGGCGCTCTGGAATGGACTGTTCGCAAACATCGCGAGTACCAAATTCCGCTCGACGGTCTCCATGTGGATGTAGACGTACAGGATAACTACCACACCTTCACCATTAATACAAATAAATTTCCCGATCCGAAAGGAATGTTTGCTTATTTAAAAGAGCAGGGTGTGAAGTGCAGCACAAACATTACCCCAATTATTAGCCGCAAGGAGCCTTATTACACAACCTACACAGAAGGTCGGGATAAGGGCTATTTTGTACTAGATCAGCGCTTCTTCGACGATCTCAATCCGAACAACCCTGAAGACCTGAATAAGGGTTACAGCTACCAGAATTTCGATCCTCCAGGGAAGGAAAGTGTTTTCTTCGCATACGACCCAGAACACAACGCCAATAAGGGTGAAGCTTATATCGGGGAAGTTTACTACGGAAATGACCGAATTACAGGAGCGGAAATGGGGACCTCCGGTCATTACCCCGATTTCGGACGGCAAGAGGTGCGTGATTGGTGGGGCAAGCAATATCAATATCTCTTTGATATGGGTCTGGAAATGGTTTGGCAGGACATGACGACACCTGCTATCCGTTCCCGCCGTGGGGATATGCGGGGCTTCCCCTTCCGATTACTGGTTACCGACGATTCTATATCGGGAGAGGAACCCAAACTGACAGCGGCCATTAAGGTGTGGAATTTGTATTCGTACAATCTCCACAAAGCCACCTACCACGGTCTGAACAACCTTGTATACTCAGAGCAGTCAGATAAACCAGGACAGCGGCGCACGGATCGTAACTTCATCGTCGGGCGCGGCAGTTTCACCGGGGCGCACCGCTTTGCCGCCTTGTGGACGGGCGACAACTCTTCGACCTGGGATTTCCTCAGGATGAACGTGGCCCAAGTTATGTCACTCGGCATGACCGGTGTTACCATCTGTGGGCAAGATGTCGGCGGCTTTGAACAAGAGAACGACGAGCAACACTGGGTCGGTCCAGAACTCATGATCCGCTGGGTCGCTGCGGGAGCTTTCCTGCCTTGGTATCGCAACCACTACATGCGTAAAGGCCGGAAAGAGTTCCAAGAAATCTTCATGTACGAAGAATGGTTTAAGGATCATAGAGGTGGCCATCTGCCGGAACCGCAAGATTTATACCGTGCAGTTTTGCCGGCTTGCAAGTATTACATTGAATTGCGGTATCGTCTCCTCCAGGTTTTCTATGACGCTATGTTTGAGAACACATTTGATGGGTTGCCCATCTGCCGTCCCATGTTTCTCAACGACCCACAAGACAAGGCGCTCTACAATGACAAAATCGCTTTCCTCGACGACCAGTTCTTCCTCCGGCATGATATCCTCGTTGCTCCACTTCTAGATCCGCAGTCAGATCAAAACGGCTACGGCAAACGGGATATCTATCTTCCCACAGGCAGCAATTGGTATTGTTTTAAAGACAACCAACAGCCGCTTGATGCTACTGTCGATGGTGGCACTACTATACGTGGTTTTGATGCAAGCCTGAGTGGCGACCCGAAGCACATTCCCTTTATTGTTCCCATCTTCGTGCGAGCAGGTGCGATCATACCCACTATAGAGGTTGAACAATATGTGGGAGAGCGCAACAGCAAAGGTCTGCTCAATCCGATAACACTAAACATCTATCCTGGTGAAAGTGGGAAATACACCATGTATTTGGATGATGGCATTAGCCGTGCTTCTGAACCCAAGGAGTCGGCTATATACGATAATGATGACCTGGCTAACAGCGAATATCGTGAGGTACTGATTACCCACAACAAAACTGGTTCAACACGCCAGATTATTGTGGATCGTAAACATGACAACTATCAGCCCAAGGAAGACTTTTTCTTTGTGGCGATTCTGCACGATCCCTCTGAAACCACAGGCAATTCAGGCTCCTTGAAGAGGGTAACAATAGACGGGCAAGAGATTGGCTTAATTACAGGCGGCGATGCTGGAGAACGGTCGTATAAGCTAAGTGGTTCTTCCAGAAATTCCTGGTACTACAACGAAAACATCAAAATCAGTTTCGTCAAGGTATTTGATAATAATCCGTCGATCAAAATCCAGGCAGAATACAATGCCTAA